From Pseudomonas sp. StFLB209, a single genomic window includes:
- a CDS encoding diaminopropionate ammonia-lyase, with protein sequence MLIANKNATRKAYPNELKQTMSVEKAAESRNWLAQWKGINPGATPLVKLPGLATTLGVGELWVKDESARSELGSFKALGAPIALVRLILRVFPEQRFEANGLLSGEYKEALADFTVISATDGNHGRGLAAAAKSIGCRCVIVLHANVSIEREEAIATYGAQIVRIAGNYDESVEKAASLAIENDWTVVSDTSYEGYEEIPRDVMQGYGTIAAEIVEQTPQAGPNESAFTHVFLQGGVGGLAAGIASYFWEVYGAQRPAFIMVEPQQADCLYQSALSGEAAKSEGSVDSVMAGLACGETSPLAWKFLKESVDHFMTIEDGAAVDAMRILAQGNNQDIPLVAGESAVAGLSGLIQILKSSNLAADVGINAESRILLISTEGATAPSVYAELVGEPAEAVLRRQKAWQSLNVA encoded by the coding sequence ATGTTGATCGCTAATAAAAATGCAACTCGCAAAGCCTATCCGAACGAGCTTAAGCAGACCATGAGCGTCGAGAAAGCGGCTGAGAGCCGCAATTGGCTGGCTCAGTGGAAAGGGATCAATCCAGGCGCCACCCCATTGGTAAAACTCCCTGGTCTGGCGACAACCTTGGGCGTGGGTGAGCTTTGGGTGAAGGACGAATCAGCTCGCTCCGAACTTGGCAGCTTCAAAGCTCTGGGGGCACCTATAGCGTTGGTGCGTTTGATCCTGCGTGTCTTCCCTGAGCAGCGCTTTGAAGCCAACGGCCTGTTGTCTGGCGAGTACAAAGAAGCGCTCGCCGATTTCACAGTCATCAGCGCTACGGACGGGAACCATGGCCGAGGCTTGGCTGCTGCGGCTAAAAGCATCGGTTGTCGTTGCGTTATCGTGCTTCACGCCAATGTGAGCATCGAGCGTGAAGAAGCGATTGCTACCTATGGTGCGCAGATCGTACGGATTGCGGGCAACTACGACGAATCGGTTGAAAAAGCGGCTTCCTTAGCCATTGAGAACGATTGGACAGTAGTGTCGGACACGTCCTACGAAGGGTATGAAGAAATCCCCCGTGACGTGATGCAAGGCTACGGCACCATTGCGGCAGAAATCGTTGAGCAAACGCCTCAGGCAGGCCCTAACGAATCAGCCTTCACGCATGTGTTTCTTCAGGGAGGCGTAGGTGGGTTGGCAGCAGGCATCGCCAGCTACTTCTGGGAGGTCTACGGCGCCCAACGTCCCGCCTTCATCATGGTTGAACCTCAACAGGCTGACTGCCTGTACCAAAGCGCCCTCAGTGGGGAGGCTGCCAAGTCTGAAGGTTCTGTTGACTCGGTCATGGCTGGTCTGGCCTGTGGCGAAACCTCTCCTCTTGCTTGGAAGTTCCTGAAGGAAAGCGTTGACCACTTCATGACAATTGAAGACGGCGCAGCTGTCGACGCCATGCGCATCCTCGCCCAGGGCAACAATCAGGATATCCCACTGGTAGCCGGCGAATCAGCCGTAGCTGGCCTCTCTGGCCTTATTCAAATCCTCAAGTCTTCAAACCTTGCCGCAGACGTGGGCATCAATGCCGAATCTCGCATCTTGCTGATCAGCACGGAGGGGGCGACCGCTCCATCGGTGTATGCCGAGCTGGTGGGCGAGCCAGCGGAAGCCGTACTGCGCCGCCAGAAAGCCTGGCAATCGCTCAACGTCGCCTGA
- a CDS encoding APC family permease, giving the protein MHTSKRNIGAMSLMFTGLGSIIGSGWLFGAWHASMIAGPAAILAWVIGAVVILAIALTYVEMGTMFPESGGMVRYARYSHGGLVGFMAAWANWISIVSVIPIEAIASVQYMASWPYPWAQGMLEKGELTNLGVAASAALVLVYFFLNYWGVKLFIKTNTAITVFKLVVPALTGVCLIWSGFHPENFAMTSTASFAPYGWSAVFTAVATSGIVFSFNGFQSPVSLAGEARNPTRSIPFALVGAILIALVVYVLLQVAFIGAVEPSSIAGGWHGLDFTSPFAQLALALNLNWLAMLLYLDAFVSPSGTGSIYTATTARMIYAMEKNNTMPKIFGSLHPIYDVPRPAMFFNLVVSFVFLFFFRGWGTLAAVISVAVIISFLTGPVSLMSLRKNASDVARPIKLKAMGLISPFAFICASLVLYWARWPLTGHVIFLVIAALPIFLYYQSKNGWQGFAKDLRAALWLVFYLPAMALLSYVGSDDFGGIGVLTGGWDMLVVALVATAFYYWGVSSGYRTQYLKESVALREVTGAKAMKHSDRFTETAGDTPPVLTSTVIR; this is encoded by the coding sequence ATGCACACCTCAAAGCGAAACATCGGCGCGATGTCGCTGATGTTCACCGGCTTGGGCTCGATCATCGGCTCAGGCTGGTTATTCGGTGCTTGGCACGCATCCATGATCGCGGGCCCCGCAGCCATATTGGCTTGGGTCATCGGTGCAGTTGTCATACTGGCCATTGCACTGACGTACGTCGAAATGGGAACTATGTTTCCGGAGTCGGGCGGTATGGTTCGCTACGCCCGTTATTCTCATGGTGGGCTAGTCGGCTTTATGGCCGCCTGGGCCAACTGGATTTCAATCGTTTCAGTCATTCCTATCGAGGCGATTGCCTCCGTCCAATACATGGCCTCCTGGCCATATCCGTGGGCACAGGGAATGCTAGAGAAGGGTGAGCTGACCAACCTCGGCGTTGCTGCAAGCGCCGCATTGGTGCTCGTCTATTTCTTCCTCAACTACTGGGGCGTCAAGCTTTTCATCAAGACCAATACTGCCATTACCGTTTTCAAGCTGGTCGTCCCGGCGCTGACAGGTGTCTGCCTTATCTGGAGCGGCTTTCATCCTGAAAATTTCGCAATGACGTCAACCGCCAGCTTTGCACCTTACGGTTGGTCAGCCGTTTTTACTGCAGTAGCTACCAGCGGCATCGTATTCAGCTTCAACGGTTTTCAAAGTCCTGTCAGCCTGGCAGGGGAAGCGCGTAATCCTACACGTAGCATCCCTTTCGCACTCGTGGGAGCCATCCTGATCGCGTTGGTGGTCTATGTTCTACTGCAGGTGGCCTTCATTGGGGCTGTTGAGCCATCAAGCATTGCAGGAGGGTGGCATGGACTGGACTTCACCTCTCCATTTGCACAGTTAGCCTTGGCTCTTAACCTGAACTGGCTGGCGATGCTGCTGTACCTCGATGCGTTCGTCAGCCCCTCCGGCACCGGCTCAATCTACACCGCCACCACCGCCCGCATGATCTATGCAATGGAGAAAAACAACACGATGCCGAAAATCTTCGGCAGTTTGCATCCGATTTATGATGTGCCTCGTCCTGCGATGTTTTTCAACCTCGTGGTTTCCTTTGTGTTCCTGTTTTTCTTTCGGGGGTGGGGAACCCTCGCTGCGGTGATTTCAGTCGCGGTCATCATTTCATTCTTGACCGGCCCAGTTAGCCTAATGTCTTTGCGCAAAAACGCTAGCGACGTAGCACGCCCCATCAAACTCAAAGCCATGGGATTAATCTCCCCTTTTGCATTCATCTGTGCATCCTTAGTTCTGTACTGGGCAAGATGGCCTCTAACCGGTCATGTAATCTTCCTGGTGATCGCTGCCCTCCCTATCTTCCTTTACTACCAAAGTAAAAACGGTTGGCAGGGCTTCGCCAAAGACCTGCGCGCCGCGCTGTGGCTAGTGTTCTATCTGCCAGCCATGGCGTTGCTTTCGTACGTCGGAAGCGATGATTTTGGTGGAATAGGTGTCCTGACTGGTGGCTGGGACATGTTGGTAGTAGCCCTTGTCGCTACAGCTTTTTACTACTGGGGCGTATCGAGTGGATATCGAACCCAGTACCTGAAGGAAAGCGTTGCGCTACGGGAAGTAACCGGTGCTAAGGCAATGAAGCACTCAGATAGATTCACAGAAACTGCAGGGGACACACCACCCGTTCTCACTAGCACCGTCATTCGTTAA
- a CDS encoding amino acid ABC transporter ATP-binding protein, with translation MNKNTPVVEVCDLHKHFGGIEVLKGINLKVERGQTVSVLGSSGSGKSTMLRCINWLEVPDGGEIYIGGDRMGVKSANGKAMSNRELAAMRARTAMVFQSFNLWPHLTVLQNVTEAPIHVMKVDRKEAHDHAVQLLEKVGLSHKHDAYPWSLSGGQRQRVAIARALAMNPEVILFDEPTSALDPELVGEVLAVMRSLAEDGFTMIIVTHEMEFARAVSNEVVFIDKGTVIERAAPEKFFTNSDSERVRQFLGRYRTATA, from the coding sequence ATGAATAAGAACACTCCCGTCGTTGAGGTTTGTGACCTCCACAAACACTTCGGTGGTATCGAAGTTCTCAAAGGCATCAACCTGAAGGTTGAACGGGGTCAGACAGTCAGCGTCCTTGGCTCATCCGGGTCGGGCAAGTCCACCATGTTACGTTGCATCAACTGGCTGGAAGTCCCCGACGGCGGCGAGATCTACATTGGTGGTGATCGGATGGGCGTGAAAAGCGCCAACGGAAAAGCAATGTCCAACCGAGAACTGGCAGCAATGCGCGCACGGACTGCCATGGTGTTTCAGAGCTTCAACCTGTGGCCACATCTGACTGTCCTGCAAAACGTCACTGAGGCACCCATTCATGTCATGAAGGTTGACCGCAAGGAAGCCCATGACCACGCGGTTCAGTTGTTGGAAAAAGTGGGACTGTCCCATAAACACGACGCCTATCCATGGTCGTTGTCAGGCGGTCAGCGTCAGCGCGTTGCTATCGCACGGGCCCTTGCGATGAATCCGGAGGTGATCCTGTTCGACGAGCCTACTTCAGCACTGGATCCTGAGTTGGTCGGGGAAGTCCTGGCCGTAATGCGCTCACTCGCCGAAGACGGGTTCACGATGATCATCGTGACGCATGAAATGGAGTTCGCTCGTGCCGTATCCAACGAAGTCGTGTTCATCGACAAAGGCACCGTAATCGAGCGCGCTGCCCCTGAAAAATTCTTCACCAACTCCGACAGTGAACGCGTTCGGCAATTCCTAGGCAGGTACCGAACTGCCACAGCTTGA
- a CDS encoding diaminopropionate ammonia-lyase, with protein MLFCNPRASRESYPERLKSVMSVEVAHQSREWLSNWDQLSKSPTPLWSLPGIAQKLGVAQFMVKDESTRSPLASFKALGAPIALIRLILRTMPEKSFDPKGLITGQFKAELGDFTVVSATDGNHGRALAAAAQSVGCKCVIVLHANVSVERELAIAAFGADIVRIDGNYDESVEYTAQVSKKHGWPVVSDTSYEGYETVPRDVMQGYGTIAEEVIAQTQDSPPGECPFTHVFLQGGVGGMAAGIASYLWEVYQDKRPTFVMVEPQQADCLFQSAVNGLASRATGSVDSVMAGLACGETSPLAWRFLENSIDFFQTISDENAISAMQLLAKGGPTDIPVIAGESGVAGLAALQLLAMAPHEAKTLGLSGESKVLIINTEGATAPSVYSALVGETSESVLARQQDWQRHRSL; from the coding sequence ATGCTGTTCTGCAACCCGCGTGCGAGTCGGGAAAGCTACCCGGAACGTTTGAAGTCGGTCATGTCCGTCGAAGTTGCCCATCAGTCCCGCGAGTGGTTATCGAATTGGGATCAACTTAGCAAATCGCCCACGCCTCTATGGAGCCTCCCTGGCATCGCACAGAAGCTAGGGGTTGCGCAGTTCATGGTGAAGGATGAGTCAACTCGATCACCCCTCGCGAGCTTCAAGGCCCTGGGTGCTCCCATCGCTCTGATCAGGCTAATTCTGCGCACCATGCCAGAGAAGTCTTTTGATCCCAAAGGCCTCATCACTGGTCAATTCAAAGCTGAATTAGGTGATTTCACCGTGGTGAGCGCCACCGACGGGAATCACGGGCGAGCACTTGCAGCCGCTGCCCAGAGCGTAGGGTGCAAGTGTGTCATCGTCCTGCACGCCAACGTGAGCGTAGAACGAGAGTTGGCCATCGCCGCCTTTGGCGCCGACATCGTCCGTATTGATGGCAACTACGACGAGTCCGTTGAATACACAGCTCAGGTATCGAAAAAACACGGTTGGCCAGTAGTCTCGGACACCTCCTACGAAGGTTATGAAACCGTGCCTCGCGATGTGATGCAGGGCTATGGAACCATTGCTGAAGAGGTCATTGCCCAGACCCAAGACTCACCGCCTGGCGAGTGTCCATTTACTCACGTCTTTTTACAGGGAGGAGTTGGGGGCATGGCCGCAGGGATCGCCAGTTATCTCTGGGAGGTTTATCAGGATAAAAGGCCGACTTTCGTCATGGTGGAACCGCAGCAAGCTGATTGTCTTTTCCAGAGTGCAGTGAACGGTTTGGCATCAAGGGCAACCGGTTCGGTGGACTCAGTAATGGCCGGACTGGCTTGTGGTGAAACGTCACCCTTGGCATGGCGCTTCCTGGAAAACAGCATTGATTTCTTCCAGACCATCTCCGATGAAAACGCCATTAGCGCGATGCAGTTATTGGCCAAAGGCGGCCCAACCGATATCCCTGTAATCGCTGGCGAGTCGGGCGTCGCAGGTCTGGCGGCACTGCAACTTTTGGCGATGGCGCCTCATGAAGCGAAGACGCTGGGGCTGAGCGGCGAATCCAAGGTACTGATCATCAACACTGAGGGAGCCACTGCACCCTCTGTCTACAGCGCCCTAGTCGGCGAAACAAGCGAATCCGTTTTAGCTCGCCAGCAGGACTGGCAGCGGCATCGCTCTTTGTAA
- a CDS encoding M20 aminoacylase family protein produces the protein MINENELHQQLVTWRHHLHQHPEVGFEELQTSDYVAAALQEMGLQVHRSIGGTGLVASLSVGDGTGVIGLRADMDALHIHEDAPDRDHASTTAGKMHACGHDGHMTMILGAAKLLTESRDFNGTVRFIFQPAEEHGRGAKAMIADGLFDRFPVDALFGAHNMPGLPAGTIATRSGGIMASEDNFVISIKGKGTHAARPHMGIDPIVIASEIVLALQTIVSRTLDPSVPAVISCTEFITDGIRNAIPTHVTIKGDTRSYAPEVQAMLEKRMREISVGICEMHGATCEFEYTHEFAPTVNWEQCTPIAVEAATKVVGADKVNAEVHPMMISEDFGAFLQVVPGNFVFIGNGESNATGGIPLHNSKYDFNDDVLTTGARYFAEVVRTALAR, from the coding sequence GTGATTAACGAAAATGAACTGCACCAGCAACTGGTGACTTGGCGACACCACCTGCACCAACACCCAGAGGTCGGATTTGAGGAGTTGCAGACATCCGACTACGTCGCTGCGGCTTTGCAGGAGATGGGACTTCAGGTGCATCGAAGTATTGGTGGCACCGGTCTCGTGGCGAGCTTGTCAGTAGGTGATGGCACGGGCGTGATTGGTCTGCGTGCTGACATGGATGCTCTGCATATCCACGAAGATGCTCCGGATCGTGATCATGCTTCAACTACGGCGGGCAAGATGCACGCCTGCGGTCACGATGGTCACATGACAATGATCCTGGGTGCAGCAAAGCTCCTGACCGAGAGTCGAGACTTTAACGGCACCGTTCGCTTTATTTTCCAACCTGCTGAAGAGCATGGCCGGGGCGCCAAGGCCATGATTGCCGATGGTCTCTTTGATCGCTTCCCGGTAGATGCCCTGTTTGGGGCGCATAACATGCCTGGTTTGCCTGCAGGCACTATCGCTACGCGCTCAGGCGGCATCATGGCTAGCGAAGACAACTTTGTCATCAGCATCAAAGGCAAGGGAACCCATGCCGCGCGACCACATATGGGCATTGATCCTATCGTGATCGCTTCGGAAATCGTCCTGGCACTTCAGACCATCGTGTCACGTACCCTCGATCCTAGCGTGCCCGCCGTCATTTCCTGCACCGAGTTCATCACCGACGGTATTCGCAACGCGATTCCTACGCACGTGACGATCAAGGGCGATACCCGTAGCTATGCCCCAGAAGTCCAGGCGATGCTTGAAAAGCGTATGCGCGAAATCAGTGTGGGAATCTGCGAGATGCACGGCGCCACCTGTGAGTTCGAGTACACGCATGAGTTTGCTCCAACGGTGAACTGGGAACAGTGCACACCGATTGCCGTTGAAGCCGCCACAAAGGTTGTGGGTGCTGACAAGGTCAATGCAGAGGTACATCCGATGATGATCTCCGAAGACTTTGGCGCTTTCCTCCAGGTCGTGCCAGGCAATTTCGTGTTCATCGGCAATGGTGAATCGAATGCCACTGGCGGAATCCCCTTGCACAACTCGAAATACGATTTCAATGATGATGTACTGACCACCGGCGCACGTTATTTCGCCGAAGTAGTACGCACAGCCCTCGCGCGCTAA
- a CDS encoding amino acid ABC transporter permease, which produces MNGFKMIWDNMSLFGEGLQNTLVLFCVSGVLAFILACFLAFLLEGTENIPRKLIRWGLDLMRMLPFLIFLYLLYYGLPNVGLRLDVWSAGFFALITYHGAYFAEILRAARTSLPTGQAEAAYAHGFINSTMYWRILLPQMVMRSGPLFGNQLVCLLKDTAFLSIITLMDLTAAASAVQAKYFVPLPPFIFVIALYWSVTLVVETLLRRLSRRAQKRGLVHE; this is translated from the coding sequence ATGAACGGTTTTAAAATGATCTGGGACAACATGAGCCTGTTCGGTGAGGGCCTGCAAAATACGCTGGTGCTATTTTGCGTATCCGGTGTACTGGCTTTCATCCTGGCGTGCTTCTTGGCGTTCCTTCTGGAGGGTACCGAGAACATCCCAAGAAAGCTCATTCGCTGGGGGTTAGACCTCATGCGCATGCTTCCCTTCCTGATCTTCCTGTACCTGCTGTACTACGGGCTTCCTAACGTTGGTCTGAGGCTGGATGTCTGGTCGGCTGGTTTCTTCGCGCTGATTACCTACCACGGTGCCTACTTTGCCGAAATTCTGCGTGCTGCAAGAACATCTCTGCCGACAGGCCAGGCTGAGGCTGCGTACGCCCACGGGTTCATCAACTCAACTATGTACTGGCGGATTCTACTGCCGCAGATGGTGATGCGCTCAGGCCCGCTCTTCGGTAACCAACTCGTGTGCCTGCTCAAAGACACGGCGTTTCTGTCGATTATCACCCTGATGGACTTAACAGCTGCCGCGTCGGCTGTGCAGGCCAAATATTTCGTCCCTCTCCCACCTTTCATCTTTGTGATTGCCTTGTATTGGTCAGTCACGCTGGTTGTAGAGACATTGCTCCGTCGCCTGAGCCGCCGAGCACAGAAACGAGGTTTAGTACATGAATAA